Below is a genomic region from Seriola aureovittata isolate HTS-2021-v1 ecotype China chromosome 23, ASM2101889v1, whole genome shotgun sequence.
ctgtctctgtgagctagcttcacctgtctctgtgagCTAGCTTCACCTGTTCCTGTGAGCTAGCTTCACCTGTTCCTGTGAGCTagcttcacctgtctctgtgaactagcttcacctgtctctgtgagCTAGCTTCACCTGTCCCTGTGAGCTAGCTTCACTTGTTCCTGTGAACTAGCTACACCTGTCTCTGTGAACTagcttcacctgtctctgtgaactagcttcacctgtctctgtgagctagcttcacctgtctctgtgagctagcttcacctgtctctgtgagctagcttcacctgtctctgtgaactagcttcacctgtctctgtgagctagcttcacctgtctctgtgagCTAGCTTCACCTGTCTAGCCTCTCAGCTAACACTCCGTCTCCACCGTGTACGTGTGTCCTCGCGCTTCCCGCAGGAGCGACCAAAGCCTCTGacagagcaacaacaacaagttgACACACCTCACCTGGCGTCTCATCGCCGGCGGGAAACACGGTCTGGTCCAGTGACGTCATTAGTCCAGAGCACTGTCCTCcatcaggaaacacacacagagcgatTGCACCGGAGCTAACAtggacatgtacacacagagcTTCAGCCCGTTGCTGCGATACGTCATCGTCGCCGCCATGTTCAACAGGTGTGCCAAACAGGGGCGTTTCTAGACCCCTGGGGGCCCTAGGCAAGAAGGACCACGGGGCCCCCCCAGAATCATGATGAAAGAAGTCCAGGACTACCGATCAGTAAAGAAATCTTTTATTAAACAattatcatataaaataaataataaataacataactATCTGAATGCAAActttacatacaatatataaataacagaaaaacaaacataactgcaaaattttcagaatgaaaaaaagcaaccaagcaaaaaaacaaacaaacaaggaattGAAGTGGGAAGGAAGAACTTAAAACTTGCTGTGACACCTTGGTCTTATATCCACAGTCCAATAgtagttccttttttttcttaaatctgcAGCTTCTGCAGCTTCTGCAGCTTCTGCAGCTTCTGCAGCTTCTGCAGCTTCTGCAGCTTCTGCAGCTTCTGCAGCTTCTGCAGCCACCATGTCAGTGCCAGTCCTGTGAGCCTCTCCTGGCTCTTAACTTCTTAACTTTAAAACGGAAACTAAATAAGTTCttactttgctgctgctgctgctgctgctgctgttgttgttgttgttgttgttgttgttgctgttgttgttgttgttgttgttgttgttgttttgggcCAAAAAACTTCAACAAAGCAccttgaggaagaaaaaagaaaagagcacaaTGTATTTGGTTGGCCTCTGTAAAGTAAAGAACTGTAGatgctacacaaacacaacatttgaGATCTGTATGGAATAATTAATGAACATCCATTTACAGTAACAACTTTAATGcttcatgttaacattttatttaatgtaacaTTTAGGCTATAGCATAAAATGTATGGATATATAGGATATGATAggatatactttatttatcccggAAGGGAAATTCAGTTGTCCAGCAgctcacatttaaaaaacataattccaAATACAAATTAGCACCAGTTTAGACTAAACTGACAGCACAATTGATGCTGGTATCAGTTTTAACATTTGACAACAAATGCTTTATTCTGGGAGAAAATATAATTGACATTGGCAGCAAAGGACTAACTTGTTGTGTGGCTATGAATGTGTTTAGATGAAAATGGCTGAATTGACTTTACACGGACTTTAATGTCAGTAAACTTATTTGTTGTTGGTGGATGACTGGGAGTTTGGGATACAGTGGCAGGCTGGCTGGCAACACTACTTTTTAATAATGTAACACACAGAGCTTACACATTCCTACTTACCACGGTCAcgctttttcttttcatcctcttcttgttttgttttttattttcatgttccCACAGAGATATGCTCGCTTCATTTTTCCATGTGTGATTGACCGGGACCGCACGTCGATGAGGGCTAGTAGGGGGGCCCCATTAGGGAGATTCCCGACGTGTCATTGCAGTGTCTACGGAGGTTTCAAGTTGTGTCGCTGATATGGAGCGATAGCAGCCGTCCGTCGGGGCCCCCTACTAGCAACTAGCCAGTGACAACTCTGAAAGGGCCCTGTGCGGGGCATTTCCGACACGTTGTCGTTGCAGCGTCTAAAGCAGTTccattattttgtcaaatcacGTCAGCCGTCCCTCGGGGGCCCCCTTCAGCTCGGGGCCCTAGGCAATTGCCCCGTTGCGGCGTCTCTGCGTGATGGTTGTAATCACTGTTTCCACGAGCAGCTTACATCATCCTTTACATGAAGTGAATAAAACTACATGGTGGAAGATAATTCACTGTCAGCAGGAATTATTAAAACTACagtaaaatcaattaaataaaatcaatggaGTGAGATAAAGGAGGAACGTGAGGGAGTGAGATGTGGTAAACAATATATATGtgtatcttattattattatcacaatgAGGTGtaatataatgttataataTTATAGTAGCAGCATATTATCTGTgttaacctctctctctctctctctctcctcagctcccAGACGGAGTCAGAGCAGTAAATATCACATGTGACGTCAATAGTTTAATGTGGTGAAGTGAGTTTTAATAACTCTTCATGACAGtgaattattttccaccatGGCAGTAATCCAGTTCATCTAAACCTAACGATGATACAAGCTCCTGGAAACAGTGATCACAGAGAAACTACAgaccaaacttttattttcactgcacATGGATCATAAACCCTGAATATAGAAACGACTCATTTATtgataaatattaatgttattgatctttttatccacagaaactgcagctcctgtttACCTGCGCTTCTTTACATGGCAGCGACCTCTTTATGTCTGTGGGAGCTAGCACCTGCTAGCATGTAAACATTAGCCTGTACTGACACCAAGATGGcggctgacctctgacctctctctcaACTGATCAGATGACTGAGACTCTGACGTATTGATCagttgactgacagactgatcagctgtttgacagACTGAGGCAGCTCTGCCCCTCACTCCAGGTTTCACCCTGACATTTAACCTGACgccctgtcctctgtcctccgTTGAGGGACACAGGTCAACAGGTTGGACTGACAGGTAACAAGGGGGCGTGGCCTGGGGTCAGTGAGGGACAGGAGCAGACAGATGAAGAGGACTCTGTCTTTTCAGTAGATCAGTACATCTACTTGGTTTTATTCAGCACAGCAAGCGGAGTACAGAGTCTCACAGGATAGAAAAGGTGTCAAAGTTCatgtcaataaaaaaatcaaaatcagtcAAATTAATTTCTCACTCAGGATAAACAAGGCACTGATCAtggtcaaagtctgtctttggtTTGTTCTCCTGGGACCAGCTGACTCCtgggctgaggaggaggagtcagagacacctcctctcacctgtctcctccacctccagggAGAGGTCATGAGGTCAGAGACGTGAAGGAGGATTCATcaagaaacaagacaaacaacacacacacacacacacacgcacacacacacacacacaggactgaaaGTTTAACATAAGGAAACATGAATATATAAGTCGAAACAGTTGAGCGTCTAAAACattaattcaataaaaataagtgAGCAGAGGTGAGAGTGAGATATTCTTATACAGACTTTATACATTTCTAAGTGGAGAACATTCATCTGTTAAAGCACTGAGCGACATTTATATATAGATTAttatgatgaagatgatgcttgttcttcatgatgactcCTGACTGAAGACAAtgaatttatatttacagaAGTTTCAGTCcatcagacaggaaacagctgctctgttgtttctacatctGTGTGGCTCTgctgtattttaaatgttgctgcagcaagggaTTGTGGGACGGCATGTCTCCTTTCATTTggtaaaggaagctccagtgtttcctaaaggAGATACGATAAGAAGCAGTGGTCCAGCTTCACTGGAACATACAATGAATGAGCACAGGAAGTTTATCATATGGAATATACGTATGTACATGTGGCGTGACATCGTCACAGCGGCTGTGACACGGCTCGGACAGGCCACGCCCACAACTGATGAGCAGGGACTGTGACCTGTCCGGATCTATATGATCCAGATCTATATGATGCAGATCTGTATGATCCACATCTATATGTAAAAACATGATGTAGATCTGTAGGATCCAAATCTGTGACCCAAATCTATATGATTTAGATCTATGTGATCCAGATCTATATGATGTAGATCTATATGATGTAGATCTGAGTGAACAGAGTAAATAtgaagcagagcagcaacactgatatattatatatatgaacTGTGACCTGAAAGAAAGTCACATTCTTATTGATCATCTGCAGAAATGATCTGATTCATCAATTAAACACAAGCTCCACCCACAGCGCTGCAGCATCAATACATCAATCTGATTGATCAGCAGACCATCAGACAGCAGGAACATCCATCATTCGAGTCGACTCAGCGTTGTCACTTCTGTTCCTCATGTCCTGATTTCTCCctgtggaggagacagagacaatgagacagagacaaacaaccagagacaaacagccagagacaaacaaccagagacaaacaaccagagacaaacaaacaaccagaaacaaataaaaacactgacctttgaccctgagaCTCACTGCTGTCCCTCTCAGGAAGTCTCTGTCCTTGTAGACTCTACAGGTGTAGCAtcctgtgtctttctctgtgggGTGTTTCAGGGTCAGACTGAGGTCTCCAGTTCTCAGTGgatctttcttcatctctgttcggtctctgtAAACCTGGTTCTGTTCTTCAGGTCTGTCAGAACCGTTCTGATACACATGGACCTTATTGTAGTGGTGGTCTATCCACTCCACTCTGATGTCTCCAGACAGGTGAGGTGTGGTCTTGAAGGGCAGCTGGAcagactcctccccctccttcacCTGTTTGACTGAGATACAACACACCACATGATCATCtgctcaggcagcagcagaattCACTTcgtgtgactgtgtgaagtGAAATATCTGCTGTAGGTGTTAGTGATTGGTGTCCACTGATTATAACTTATCAATAACTTATCAATAATAACAGGACCCAACCTTATCCACTGTCTCTGAAAGGGAATGAGTGATTGAgcatattgtttgtgtgtgtgtgtgtgtgtgtgtgtgtgtgtgttatccagGTGaacaggaggaaagaagaacctgcccaggtgtgtgttcagctctGTCACAGCTTCCTCTGACCCTCAGCAGCAGTGACTTCATGAGCTTCTTCACTAATAAAACTTAGAGAACAGATTAGAGCTCGTAGACCCAGTTTATTGGCAGATATTGGCCTGTCACAGATATATTGGTATCGGCGCTGGTACCGATTTACCCagatatgaatacttttattaagaagcgATGCAGTGGAATCGCTCGGGTCAGGTCTTAAATTGTGTCATTTCATGAACTTGCCAACAGGGTGTGACATTTTTGCGTAAGGCAGCCCTCTGATACCTCTACTTAAACCGGCCAATCATCCCAGTGAAGACATGCAACAACCACCTTACTTCTGCTTTTACTATAAAGTTTATAAaccagcacaaaaacaactatTACCAGCATAAATCACCACGTTCTGAACAGACACATGAACTACAAACACTAACAAAAagttacatttgcattttggaAAATCAATCAGCAAACTTCAAGTATCCAGTCCAGCATTAGGCGGGCATGATGGGAAACGTGAGCTGTCGCTAGACGCTACAATCCTCTCTCAGCACAGTCTGAGGGAGGGTGCACATCACAGCTGAGCAGacgggtgtgtttgtgtgtcttcacGGTAAGTTGTTAAGTAGTTTGTGAAATACATCCTGCAAAGTTAAAAAACATGACCCCatcattttcccttttcaatATAATCCAATTATAACTCTGTCCCTGACAACCGCCATGTCACTCATGCTTGTCACTTGTTTGCTATGTAAGCAAGGTAAGTTAGCTAATAGCTAGCCAGCTAACGCTATAATTTGTCAGCTACAGAGCGGATTGAAAGATAAGCATCAGAGCATCTTTCTGCAGCTCAGCTGATGACGGTGGCGTGAGTCTGTTGAGAGTGATGTTGTTACCTAGTTACCTAACGTTACAAGGTTACAACGTCCTCATATTTAACCCTCCTGTGACAACCGTCATGTCACTCAGGCTTACCATACATTAGCCTGCTAGCTAACCACGTAACCTACTTTAATACCTTGTCAGTTAGGTGGAAGCTAATGTGTGAGCATGTTATATTATGGTTTGGAACAAAGCTGAAGCATGGATTATAAAGCACTGAACGTGCTAATTTTTTGGTGAACGGTGGAATTAATCCATTTGTAACTAATGAACATGAACATCGTTAACTCTCGTGATAGTTCACGACACTGTTGCACggcatgctctctctctctgaagttaTCTCTCCTGTCCACCCTCTCCTGTGCCAGGTGAGAAGGTGTTCAGCACTACTGGCAGCATTTACCAAGAAAAGCTGAGCGTCGTGCGTTATAACCTACTGCTGTTGGATTGGCAGTAATAAAGACTGTGGGACTGAGGGGGGTTTGTTCATTTATAGATTTGTCCCAAACAACACATTACAACATTACCACATTGTTTGCTGTTAGAATTGCCTTTATCTttagtatatattatatattatatatatcgGCCGATATATTGATATTGGAATTTCTTCCCTAATATCGGTATTGGAATCGGCCCCAAAAAtccattatcacacacacacacacacacacacactgtaacacacacacacacacactgtaagacACAGACCTTCTCTGTCCTTCTTCCTTTTATACATGaagaaaccagcagcagcaccaccagcagcagcaacagcagcagtaacaggCAGGAGACCTACGAGAACCCAGGGccagactggaggaggaggttctgTAGTCGACACAAACAACATGagattaaaatgttgaactaagtaaataagaataaacttaaactttaaaacaacacaaactgtgtcctcttctcctctgacctGTATCTACATCactgacctgtgacctttgacctgtgacctgtATCTACATCACTGACCTGTGACCGTTAGTTCTACTTCTTCCTGGCTTTTTGTGTTAAAACCCTCTCTGACGGTGCAGGTGTAGGTGCTGCTGTCCCTGATGGTGGGTCTTCTCAGAGTGAGGCTGAGGTCTCCGGTCTGCAGAGCGTCCGTCCTCATGGACGTCCGGTCTCTGTACTCCTGGTTCTGGTTTTTGAGGTCGTCTCCGCTCTGCTGATATTTATGAACAATCTTCAAAACAAGCTCTTCACGGCTCCACACCACAGTGTTGGAGGCAGAGACATTCCCCTGACAGGGCAGCAGGACAGACTCCGTCCCCTGATACACCTTTATCTCTACACCcaaggcatgctgggaaactgtgaggacacaaacagacacacaaaaaaaattgaagcCATCAGTCCAGACTCATGTGATGTGGGTCATACATCCAGAAATGTGCTGACACGGCAGTGGGGGTGTGTGTTAGGAAGAGAAAGTAGGATGGTGACCATGGAGGAGCTGAGGCTAGTAAGGCTAATTATGGATCCAAACTAGTCACCTTTTAAGTTTCCTTTGGATTTTAATGAACAAATACAggtatacatacacatatatacggAATGGAGTCAATAAAATACTGGTTACATGTTGCCTATATAAGTACGTAAAGTGTGTTATAGAAAAAAGACTGGTAGAGCACTTTCCAGTTCCCTCCActccagacacaaacacacacacgtcctcaCCTACGTCACACATGAGGAGAGTTTTCTGGCTGGACGGGGAAGTGAGTCTGAGATAGGGATGTCACGATACCAGAAATTTAGTAGTGGATACCATTACCATTGAAATTCCATGATTCTCAATACCTATTTCGATACCACAgtaaaaaaccaaacaaaaaaaacacacaataaatgatatgtactttctctttcactcctttattgaaaaatacgaataaaaaaaacaaaaaacaaagaacagtgaCATGTCcttcaagaatttaaaataaagaatgaattTATTCTTTGAAAAAAGACCCAGTGACAGTGTGAGCCTGATCAATAAGAGTATGGATAAGGTAAAGGTAAAATCAGCTGGTTGGTGTCTGATTGTCCCAGTTCAAATCCAAAGAGATGTTACACCgaggggaggagaagagctCGAACTGATCAATAGATCATCAATGTTAATTGATcacagtttaacacacacacacaatataagaTAATCTAACGGTTCAAACGGCGGGAATCCGCCCAAACATGGCGCTCACTGCCAGTGTccgtgtccgtgtgtgtgtccgtgtgtgtgtgcgtgtgtgtgtgtgtgtgtgtgtcttaccgTACAGCAGCTTCGCTAACATCACgaacatcttcatcttcatcttcatcttcttcttgtctAAAACTACAAAGTACACTCCCGTTGTTCCCGCTTCTTCCTGAACCCACCGGACTGGCGGGACTTTCCTCTGACGCACCAACAGAAGTTTACTTTCGATTTTAACCGGAAGTGTGTGAAGATGGATAAGGAAGTTCCGGGGAgaccttcacaataaaagcgtTTATAATACAGTTTTCTTCCTCACTAAAAGTGAATGCTTAAATCTTAACTTTTGAAACCATATCTTAAACAAAGGCACCAAACACGGAAGCAGCGaaactgagaggaagaggaagaggaagaggaagagaacaaAGAGGACCAGgtgaaagacagacacatgtTTCAGATGTCACTTTGGTGGATCATAATCATCATGGTCCACTGCGACCTCTACACACCACGGACAACCAGGTGGATTATAGGTTCCTGTGTTGGAGTAAACTCCTGCAACACAGTATGACAGTGGAATGACGAGGGGAAGTCAGCATTGGTCTCAGGATAAGTTTGGATAACACATGGAGCAAGTGTAAATAAGTATGCTAGTTTAATATACCAGATATAAGATGATCACAATATCATCTTAGGGACCAGACAGATCACAAATTAGGTTCATGCCAGTTAACTATGGT
It encodes:
- the LOC130164327 gene encoding uncharacterized protein LOC130164327, yielding MKMKMKMFVMLAKLLYVSQHALGVEIKVYQGTESVLLPCQGNVSASNTVVWSREELVLKIVHKYQQSGDDLKNQNQEYRDRTSMRTDALQTGDLSLTLRRPTIRDSSTYTCTVREGFNTKSQEEVELTVTEPPPPVWPWVLVGLLPVTAAVAAAGGAAAGFFMYKRKKDREVKQVKEGEESVQLPFKTTPHLSGDIRVEWIDHHYNKVHVYQNGSDRPEEQNQVYRDRTEMKKDPLRTGDLSLTLKHPTEKDTGCYTCRVYKDRDFLRGTAVSLRVKGRNQDMRNRSDNAESTRMMDVPAV